The Flavobacterium psychrotrophum region CAAAATAATTATCGGTACCTGCCAGCCAGTCCATACGCGCCGGACTAAAAAAATCGATATCTATGGTATTGTCCTCAAGGGCTATAAAACTGTGGGGGATATTTGGGGGAATAATAATTCCTTCGCCGGCTTTTACAATAACTTCTTTACCTGCTACCAGCACTTTAACGCTGCCTTGTGTAATGAGCGAATACTGCTCATTTGCGTGTTGATGCATGGGTACCACGGCATCCTTTTTATAAGTAAAGTAACCTATAGTGCCGGATTCTCCTGAAATAGTACTGCGCGTTAAGAGTTGGTTTAACGGTTTAGAAGGTAGGTCTTTAAAAGAAAAATGCTGTATTTCCTGAGAGTTTCCTGCTACGCCGGACAGTATTGCTGCACCCATAACTATATTTTTAAAAATTGCTCGTTTCATGTTCATTACAGTTTTAACCTTAATAGTTTATACGGTTTTTGAGTCGTATTTACATTGTTATTAAACCACGGCATGTGCTGTATTTGCGAAATCGAAATGTACAGATAACCATCAGCAGAAATACTGTAACTATCAGGCCATATAAGTTTTTCAGGATCAGTTACCAGTGTATGCATTTTAAGGTCGGGAGTAATTTTTACAATACTGCTTTTTTCAAGATCACCCAGGTAAAGGTTGCCGTCTTTGTCAAACTCCATCCCATCGGTAGTTATAAAATGCCCCAGGTCTTCTACCTTATCATCAATAGTTTTTAAAGGCGTAGAGAAATCTCTTAGTAAAGCGGTACTTACACGGTATAGTTTATCGTCTGTAAGGGGTTTATAGTATAGCCATGCTTTATCCTGTGTAAGTGCTATACCATCCGAATTTATTTTAGGAATGCTGCCATCTGCTTTGGCAAACTCTTTACCGTTAAATGCAAAATGATAAGCAGGGTCGGATGTTACCGATGGCGAATCATGTAATACAAATCTGGAATCGCCTGTTTTTGTGTTAAGCACTACGATACCGCCATTTGATGAACTGGTCATGTAGGCAAAGCCATTTGTGTTATCTACCCTTATATCGTTAATATAACTCTCTTTACCCGCTACGTTTTCAGGAAATTTGTAAATACGCTCTATTGTATTATCAGCAAGCTTTATTTTAATAACCTTGTTACTGTTTTTATAAACAGGCCCAAGGCCTATACCGGCTGCATCTACCACCCATAAATAACCTTTTTCATCCGCTACTACCGCCTGTATACAAACAAACTTATCGCTGCCATTGTCTCCTTTTTTAAAACTGTTCCATTGTGCATTGGGATAGGGTACCGGTTTTCCATCTTTTACTTCTACAACCGAGTAGCTGTGCTTATCCAGCCAGTAAGGATAATTGGTAAATATCCTGCCCTCAGGCGAAACAGCGACGCCGGTAAGTTGATAGGTGCTGTCTGCAAATACCTCTCCAAGCTGCACAGTGGTTGCTGTCTGAAGGGTATCAGCTGTTGTGGTTTGCACTACCTCGTTCGTTTTTTCTTTATTGCCGCAGGCAGAGAGCAAAGCTGCTATTATGACCGAGGCTACTTTAATATAATTTTTCATGATATTATAATTTATATTTTTTTGATGAAACAAAGTTACTTTTGCTTTACACCGATTGTATAGTACGTTTTTAGGATTTAATAGTACAAAATCACGTTTTGATTTTAAAAAAAAGATACCGCCCGTTGCCGGACGGTAATCTAAACCTGTTAAGGCACATAAACATATGCTATTATTGATGCCTTTGCTATAACATTGGCACTAAGGTTAAAACCCACAAGTGCAGGGTTGGCGTCTTTATCCAGGTTGAGTTTTGATTTAAGGGCATATATAGTAATTACATACGGGTGGTAGCCACTAGCGGGTATAGGAACCGGGCCTCCGTAGCCATATTTTTTAAAATCATTTAATGATGAAATGCTCCCTGCCGGTAAAAGTTCAGGATGGATACTTGCCGCGCCTGCTTTTAACGATTTTGTGTCTTTAGGGAGGTTAAATAAAACCCAATGCCACCAACCACTTCCGGTAGGTGCGGCGGCATCATACATGGTTACGGCAAATGCCTGCGTGCCCTCAGGTGCGTTTTCCCATTGCAGGTCAGGAGAAATGTTGCCTCCGTTTACTCCCCAGTCGTTATAATAAAATTCTTTTGTAAGTTGCCCACCAAGTGTGTTGCTTTTTAAAGTAAAAGTTTTAAGGCTATTTTGAGCCTGTGCTCCAGCGAATGAAAGTGCAAATACACCTACTGCAATTAGTTGTTTAATTGAAAAAGTTTTCATGATACATTATGTTTAAAATTTTAAAAATTGTTATTGCCGGTATGGTAACCTGACAATGCAAAGTTCAGCAGCAGGTGCCCGTTTTGTGTGGTACGTTTTAAGGTTTGACAGGTAAAAAAACAGGTAGTCCTGTAAAGCACAAAACCTGCTTAATTAGTATTAAACAGGTTTTGTAAAGGAAACGACACTCTATTAAATCCATTGCTTTGGTATAAGCTGGTACCCTTCATTTTGCTTTTTGACATAACTTAGATTAGGAAACTCAAAATGAGGGCCGGCTATTAGCAACCTTTCGGTATATGCCTTTTCTAACAATGTTATTCTTGTTTTTGCTGCCATTGCATAGTCTACGTCTGTAGCAAATCCTACTTCAGGCATAGCAGCCTGTACAGCGGGTATCGTAAATATATCGCCGCAGAAGAGTAGCTTTTCACCTTCCGACTCTAATAAAAAACCTGTATGTCCTGGTGTGTGCCCCGGAAGGGGAACGGCAGTTATAGCTTCAAGAATTTGTGTGCCAGACGTGTTAATCCTTTCATAAGATCGTAATGCTACCCTAACATCTTCGGCATTTTGTATATCATGAGGCTGTGTATGGCTGGTATTCAGCCAATAGTTTTCTTCCGTTTCAGACACCCATATTTTAGCATTTGGAAAGTTTTTTTCGCCATTTTGATTTATAAGCCCATAAAAATGGTCGCCATGCAGGTGCGTTAAAAGTACTGTGCCTATTTCATCCGGTTTTATTCCCATGAATTGTAACGCCGCCAGTAGATGCCCTTCAATATCCGGGGCAAGTTTGTTCCCCATACCGGTATCTATAAGTATTGGCATATGCCCTGCGCCCTCTATAAGAAATACGCTTGTTGTAAGCGTAGGCACTTCAGGCCTGAATGTTTCGTGCAAAAAACCGCTAAGGTCTATATTAGGCAAATGGGTTAAATAAGGTTCACCCGCAATAAAATGGCTGTCGTTTATAACGGTTACTTTTTTATTACCAATTTTCCATTGGAGTATCCCCGGCAAAAGTTTAAGATCTTTATTCATTATTAATGTATTGAGTTTATAAAATAAGTTTCCTGTCCATAGAGTGACATCTATAGCTTTAGAGATTCATTGAATTAAAAGTAACTGCTGTGTTTAGGTTTGTTTAGTAACCATAGAAGGTGCTATGCCATAGTGTTTTTTAAAGGCATATGAAAAATGGGACAAGTCCTGGAAGCCAAGATCCTGATAAATTTCGATTGAGGTCTTTCGTTCTTTTGTAAGTAATTCCCGTGCTGCCCCTAACCGTTTTTTAAGAATCCATCGCGCCGGAGACTCATTGAAAACAATCTTGAAATCCCTCTTAAAAGAAGTAAGGCTACGCCCTGTTAAGTATGCGAAACGTTCCAGTGATACATTAAACTGAAAATTCTCCTCCATAAAATCTTTAAGGGCTATTTTTACGGGCTGCGAAAAATCGAATAGCACATTTTGCCACATTACGTCATTTTTTAATAATAGAAGTAGTGCTTCCCTTTGTTTTAATTGCGCAAGGCTTATATCGGTCTCTAAAAAATCTTCGTAATCCAGTAATGATTTCATAAAGATCTTTATTAGTGAATCGTTTTTAGGCATTTTAAAATGGGTTACATCTCCCTTTGCATTATATTTAAATTCTTTTGCAAAATTTGTGAGGGTGTTTTCGTCAAAAAAAAGGGTTATGGTTTTAAAATCACTTTCAGATCCATTTAGTTTTTTGAATTTAAGCAATTGGTTTCTTCTGCAAAAAAAGACATCGCCTGCTGATATTGTTTTCTTATAAGCACCAAAATCGAGTTCCATGTCTCCTGCAACTACAAGACCAAGGCTATGCTGCGCTACAAACTGCTCTCCATCTTTCCAGCGCGAGGCATGGCATGTAAAGCTTACGGGGAAAAACGTATCCTGCTTAATCATAGTTTTCAGTACTAATTCTTATACAAAGATAAATACATTTCTACAGAGATTACTTTGTAAAAAAGGCCAAAGTTAGCTTTGCCAAAAAGGCCATTTCTACAAGTAGTATAATTTTAAATTTTTCTTCTAGCGAGTTGAAAAGGACTTAAATTTGCTTTTGAGTAAAACAAACAAATTTATATGGGGCAGCTAATATCAGGATCCGGAACTAAATTAATAAGCCTGCAAAATACAGTGGAAAACATTTTGGTTCAGCCCATACGGTTTAGTGAATACAGCATAATTTTTGTTGACGGCGGAGAAGGTACTTTTTATTCAGATTTTGGAGCATTTACCTTTAACGGCCCTATGCTTTTTTTTGCCACCCCAATGCAGCTAATTTACATTGAAGCGGCAATTGCCATACAATATACTGTGCTTCAATTTCACGGCGACTTTTATTGTATGGAATACCATAGAGAAGAAGTAGCTTGTAATGGTTTACTGTTTAATAACATATATATAGAGCCATCATTGCAACTTAATCTTGCAGACCATAAGAGCTTTAGCCAGCTTATCAACCAGATAACCGAAGAGTTTTCTATGCCCACACCGTCGGATATTGTATTGAAATCATTATTGCAACTGTTTCTTGCAAAGTCGAGCCAGGTTAAAAACAGGGAACTGGACAGTGCTGTAAACACAATACAGCGCGATGATGAAATGGAGCGTTTTAAGCAACTGCTGGAAACTCATTTCCTTACCCTTCGCAAGCCCTCTGATTATGCCGATCTGCTCATTATGGCTCCTAACACGCTTACCAAAAGGTGTAGCAAATACTTTAAAAAAACACCATCGCAGCTCATCACAGAGCGTCTTATAGTAGAAGCTAAAAAGCAATTGCACCAAACACGAAAAACGATTAAGGAGATAGCGTATGCCCTTAACTTTCAGGATGAATTTTACTTTAGCCGTGTTTTCAAGAAATATACTAACGAATCTCCCCAAACCTTTAGAGACAAAACAGGCATATCTATAGTGGCAGATTTGTACAGGTAATATCCTTTTTTGTCCATGTTTCAGGGTGTATGCCCAATGTAACTTTGTATCAACAAAAACAAATTACATCATGAAACAGATTATAATACAACAAATAGCCAATTTAGAAAATGTGGCTAAAAACGCAACCCGATTTGGTATAGTGGTTGTGTTTATCTGGATAGGAAGCCTTAAATTCTTTACCTATGAGGCCGATGGTATAGTACCCTTTGTGGCCAATAGCCCTTTTATGAGTTTCTTTTACAACACCCCTGAAACTTATAAAACACATCAAAATAAAGAAGGCGAATTTATAGCCGTAAACCACGAGTGGCACGAGCAAAATAATACCTATGGTTTTTCAGAAGGCCTCGGTATTTTTTTAATCGCTACCGGCCTATTAGTAGCCCTCTACAAGGTAATTCCGTTTTGGAGTATGATAGGCAGCCTGCTGGTATTTATAATGACTTTGGGTACACTCTCATTCCTTGCAACCACACCCGAAAGCTGGGTACCTAACCTTGGCGATACTGATTACGGGTTTCCATTCCTCTCCGGACGTGGCAGGCTGGTCATAAAAGATATAGTAATCCTTGGTGGTGCCCTTATTACCATGAGCCAGTCGGCACAGCTATATCTTTCACGAAACAAATAAGAGTTTTAAACCGTAACGTGATTCTGTGCTATTCTTCCTGAAAAATGAAACATCCTGCGGCAAACAGGCAACCTAACTTTGCTATATCAAATTGAAATAATCAATAACATTAAAAAATTAATAATCATGAAAACAATTAATGTACCAACTAAAGAACAGGTAAGTGAACAATCACAACAATTATTTGAAGCCATTTCTAAAAAAATGGGTAAAGTGCCAAACCTTTATGCTACTATTGGATATTCTGCAAATGCGCTCAAGGGCATACTGGAGTTTGAAGAAGCTTTTAGCCACAGTGCATTTAGCGCAAAAGAGCGTGAGGGCATTAATCTTGTAGTATCTCAGGTTAACGACTGTAATTACTGTCTTGCAGCACACACCATGCTTGCCGGGCTTAAAGGCTTTAAAGCCGATGAAATTATAGCCATGCGTAAAGGTTTTTCTGCCGATGCAAAATTTGAAACTGCACTGCAACTTGCAAAAGCAATAGCTGAAAATAAAGGTGCTGCTGATGCAGAGCTAAAAGAAGCCTTTTTTAATGTGGGTTATACCGAAGCAGCACTTATTGACCTGATTGGTATTATCACCGTTCGCACTTTTACAAACTACGTGTATGCGCAAACAGAAATCCCTGTTGATTTTCCTGCTGCACCGGCACTTAACTAATTTAAAACAACACAATAAATTTTTTAACCATGAAAGCTTTAAATTTAAAACACGCGGTAATAGCACTTGTATTACTAACCGCAAACGTACTAATGGCACAGGAAAGGCCTTATAAAGGAGAAAATGACCCGGAGGTATTTACAAAAGTCCAGTCATTTTTAAAAGCGTTAAATTCAGGAGAAGGTAAACCGATGGAACAATTAGGCCCGGCAGATGCCCGCCAGGTATTAGTAGGTGCACAAAAATCGGTTACCGTTGATTATTCTGGTATTGAAGAATCTGAACGCGTTATTTCTCAAAATGGATATAATGTAAAAATACACATTACAAAGCCTAAGGGGGCTAAAGCTAATGCTCCCGTATTTATTTTTATTCATGGTGGCGGATGGGTTTTAGGAGACTATCCTACACACCGCAGGTTAGTGCGCGACCTGGTTGTAGAAAGCGGAGCTGTAGCAGTATTCCCTGATTACAGCCCTTCTCCTGAGGCTAAATATCCTACAGCGATTAATGAAATTTATGCAGCTACTGAGTGGGTATCAAAAAATGGCAGCGAAATAGGAGTTAATGGTAAAAACCTTGCCGTTGTGGGCAACAGTGTAGGTGGTAACATGGCGGCTGTAGTAGCCCTTATGGCAAAAGATAAAAAAGGCCCTGAGATTAAATTGCAGGTGTTGCTATGGCCGGTAACCGATGCCAATTTTGAAACACCTTCTTACAATGCGTATGCAGACGGCAGGTTCCTGACTAAAAATATGATGAAATGGTTTTGGGACAGCTACCTTCCGGACGCTGAAAAAAGAAAAGAAATTTATGCCTCTCCTTTGCAGGCCAGTGTAGCGCAACTTAAAGGTTTACCACCAGCCCTTGTACAAACTGCCGAAAATGACGTATTGCGAGATGAAGGCGAGGCTTATGCCAGAAAACTTGACCAGGCAGGAGTACCTGTAACATTAACACGATACGGAGGGCTGATACATGACTATGGACTACTAAATCCAATAGCAGATGTACCTGCAATAAAAACAGCCATATTACAAGCGGCAACCGTGATAAAAAGTAGTTTGGCTAC contains the following coding sequences:
- a CDS encoding carboxymuconolactone decarboxylase family protein gives rise to the protein MKTINVPTKEQVSEQSQQLFEAISKKMGKVPNLYATIGYSANALKGILEFEEAFSHSAFSAKEREGINLVVSQVNDCNYCLAAHTMLAGLKGFKADEIIAMRKGFSADAKFETALQLAKAIAENKGAADAELKEAFFNVGYTEAALIDLIGIITVRTFTNYVYAQTEIPVDFPAAPALN
- a CDS encoding YbhB/YbcL family Raf kinase inhibitor-like protein, with product MKTFSIKQLIAVGVFALSFAGAQAQNSLKTFTLKSNTLGGQLTKEFYYNDWGVNGGNISPDLQWENAPEGTQAFAVTMYDAAAPTGSGWWHWVLFNLPKDTKSLKAGAASIHPELLPAGSISSLNDFKKYGYGGPVPIPASGYHPYVITIYALKSKLNLDKDANPALVGFNLSANVIAKASIIAYVYVP
- a CDS encoding DUF417 family protein translates to MKQIIIQQIANLENVAKNATRFGIVVVFIWIGSLKFFTYEADGIVPFVANSPFMSFFYNTPETYKTHQNKEGEFIAVNHEWHEQNNTYGFSEGLGIFLIATGLLVALYKVIPFWSMIGSLLVFIMTLGTLSFLATTPESWVPNLGDTDYGFPFLSGRGRLVIKDIVILGGALITMSQSAQLYLSRNK
- a CDS encoding helix-turn-helix domain-containing protein — its product is MGQLISGSGTKLISLQNTVENILVQPIRFSEYSIIFVDGGEGTFYSDFGAFTFNGPMLFFATPMQLIYIEAAIAIQYTVLQFHGDFYCMEYHREEVACNGLLFNNIYIEPSLQLNLADHKSFSQLINQITEEFSMPTPSDIVLKSLLQLFLAKSSQVKNRELDSAVNTIQRDDEMERFKQLLETHFLTLRKPSDYADLLIMAPNTLTKRCSKYFKKTPSQLITERLIVEAKKQLHQTRKTIKEIAYALNFQDEFYFSRVFKKYTNESPQTFRDKTGISIVADLYR
- a CDS encoding alpha/beta hydrolase, with translation MKALNLKHAVIALVLLTANVLMAQERPYKGENDPEVFTKVQSFLKALNSGEGKPMEQLGPADARQVLVGAQKSVTVDYSGIEESERVISQNGYNVKIHITKPKGAKANAPVFIFIHGGGWVLGDYPTHRRLVRDLVVESGAVAVFPDYSPSPEAKYPTAINEIYAATEWVSKNGSEIGVNGKNLAVVGNSVGGNMAAVVALMAKDKKGPEIKLQVLLWPVTDANFETPSYNAYADGRFLTKNMMKWFWDSYLPDAEKRKEIYASPLQASVAQLKGLPPALVQTAENDVLRDEGEAYARKLDQAGVPVTLTRYGGLIHDYGLLNPIADVPAIKTAILQAATVIKSSLATK
- a CDS encoding helix-turn-helix domain-containing protein — translated: MIKQDTFFPVSFTCHASRWKDGEQFVAQHSLGLVVAGDMELDFGAYKKTISAGDVFFCRRNQLLKFKKLNGSESDFKTITLFFDENTLTNFAKEFKYNAKGDVTHFKMPKNDSLIKIFMKSLLDYEDFLETDISLAQLKQREALLLLLKNDVMWQNVLFDFSQPVKIALKDFMEENFQFNVSLERFAYLTGRSLTSFKRDFKIVFNESPARWILKKRLGAARELLTKERKTSIEIYQDLGFQDLSHFSYAFKKHYGIAPSMVTKQT
- a CDS encoding MBL fold metallo-hydrolase; translation: MNKDLKLLPGILQWKIGNKKVTVINDSHFIAGEPYLTHLPNIDLSGFLHETFRPEVPTLTTSVFLIEGAGHMPILIDTGMGNKLAPDIEGHLLAALQFMGIKPDEIGTVLLTHLHGDHFYGLINQNGEKNFPNAKIWVSETEENYWLNTSHTQPHDIQNAEDVRVALRSYERINTSGTQILEAITAVPLPGHTPGHTGFLLESEGEKLLFCGDIFTIPAVQAAMPEVGFATDVDYAMAAKTRITLLEKAYTERLLIAGPHFEFPNLSYVKKQNEGYQLIPKQWI
- a CDS encoding L-dopachrome tautomerase-related protein — encoded protein: MKNYIKVASVIIAALLSACGNKEKTNEVVQTTTADTLQTATTVQLGEVFADSTYQLTGVAVSPEGRIFTNYPYWLDKHSYSVVEVKDGKPVPYPNAQWNSFKKGDNGSDKFVCIQAVVADEKGYLWVVDAAGIGLGPVYKNSNKVIKIKLADNTIERIYKFPENVAGKESYINDIRVDNTNGFAYMTSSSNGGIVVLNTKTGDSRFVLHDSPSVTSDPAYHFAFNGKEFAKADGSIPKINSDGIALTQDKAWLYYKPLTDDKLYRVSTALLRDFSTPLKTIDDKVEDLGHFITTDGMEFDKDGNLYLGDLEKSSIVKITPDLKMHTLVTDPEKLIWPDSYSISADGYLYISISQIQHMPWFNNNVNTTQKPYKLLRLKL